TTTTTGGATGGAATTTTTTCTCTCTTAAAAATCCACCCCAAAATGTAGATACACGAAATCAATCCACCTACAAAGAGGATTCCGTAGTATCGAATTGAGAATCCGAAAATATTTAGTATCTCGGGGTCAGGATTCCAGTGAATATAGTTTATAATCATGTCTTAATTTTCAATGTTAGCAATGTCGTTTTTGCTTTCCAACTAACCTTAATCCTTAAATGCTTAATTTCAATTCATTACAATATTCAACATCTTCTGGTTGGATTTCAAATTTAGCAATATTTTTTTTAATTCTTGATTCTAATCTCAATTTTCTTTTTTAATCCGGAAATAGATATTCTATTGGAGGATTGAAAGTTTTTTTTTTACTAATATATTCCAAATTATTACTGCCAGCTTTCTCGCTGTGGCACTTACGACTGTAGCCAACTCTCTGTTATAATTCACTTATCTCAAATATCCTTATTTTCCGGTTGAACTTTACCTTTAGAGCCAGAGCTCAAATTTTCTTTTGCTTAATGAACCGCTAAGTAGGAGAAATGTATGCTTAATGGTGGGAGAGGAGTACGGGTCCCACTTCTCGGGGTTAGCCGCCTATTCGATTAAAGCAAGTTTTTATTCATTATTTTTCCAAATGGGATGTTTCTTTAGTTCACTTTCCAGAGTATATTTTATTATCATTTCATTTTCTTCAAGTGAATCAGCAGATATTGGCATTTTCTCTAAATTATCGTTGGTTAAATTGAAAAATTTACCATCTTGATACAATTTATAATCAATGGTTCTGATAAATTGATTTCTATATTGATTTACATTTTTACCCCACATAGGATCATAATGCACAAAAGCAGTTTTTCTTTCAGTATAGTTTTTGCCTGTTAATAATGGTAAAAAGCTATATCCATCAGATTCCACTTCCTTGTTAACAATATCTGCGAAGGTAGGAAAGAAGTCACTAAACTCAATTAATCCATTGAAAATAATGCCCTTTTTAATTTTGGTGGGCCAGAAAACAATTAAAGGAACGTGGGTGCCGGCATCAATTGTATTGCCTTTTCCTCCTCTTATAGTTCTTTCTTTTGTTTGTGAATAAATTGTTGGATGTGTTCCATTATCTCCTGTGAAGATAATAATGGTATTATTTTCGATTTGTAGATCTTTAAGTTTAGAATAAATTTTACTCACAATTTTATCGGTATAAGAAACCATATCCTTAAAATAGCTTGTGTCATTTTTATGACGAATTGCTTCGTTTTCCCAAAGCTTAGATTTAGGTGTTGGAACAAATGGATCGTGAACAAGTACCATTGGATAATATATGAAAAAGGGAGTATCTTTTTTTCTTTCAATAAAATCTAATATAAAATTTGAAAAAATATCTGGTCCATAATCATCTTTATCTCTTTTTAGAAACGAACCATTATGTTCGATTAATGGATCTGCATACCGTCCTCCCGAACCTGCAGTTTTGGTTAATTGCCATAAACAATATTCATCAAATCCCAATTTATTTGGTTTGGTATTGTCATTCCAATCGTCGATATCATTTTTATACGCTAGACCGTTTAGTTGCCATTTCCCAGCTACACAGGTTACATAACCTTCATCTTGTAATAAATTACCAAATGTATATTCATTAGTATTTATATGCCCAAAATTATCATAGTTGCGATAGTTATAATTACCTGTCATTATTTTTACCCTTGAAGGCGTGCTTAATGGCTGTGATACACAATTACTAAATTGTATTCCATTAGCAGCTAAATGATCAAGAAAAGGAGTGTCATATGAGATTCCTCCATAAGAACTCAGACACTCGTAACCCATATCATCTGCCATAATAAGAATAATATTTGGTTTGTTTTTCTTGTTATTAATTTCGCAAGATGAAATCATTAGAAATAAGAAAATGATAATAACAAAAGTATGTATTTTCATAAGCACCCTTATTAATTTTGTTTAGCAAAAGTCGGGCTAAAAACTACCAAATTTATTTAAATTGACAAAATACTTATAGTCTTTAACATTAGTACATTATGGCATATGGCAATTTCTTGCAACTGTAAAAAACGACAAAATTAATCAAAACTACATTAATTTTTGCAGTAATTCCGCAACAAAAATAATCAGCCAGTCACAAATTCTCAATAAAGAATACTAGATATAG
The window above is part of the Bacteroidota bacterium genome. Proteins encoded here:
- a CDS encoding sulfatase-like hydrolase/transferase, coding for MKIHTFVIIIFLFLMISSCEINNKKNKPNIILIMADDMGYECLSSYGGISYDTPFLDHLAANGIQFSNCVSQPLSTPSRVKIMTGNYNYRNYDNFGHINTNEYTFGNLLQDEGYVTCVAGKWQLNGLAYKNDIDDWNDNTKPNKLGFDEYCLWQLTKTAGSGGRYADPLIEHNGSFLKRDKDDYGPDIFSNFILDFIERKKDTPFFIYYPMVLVHDPFVPTPKSKLWENEAIRHKNDTSYFKDMVSYTDKIVSKIYSKLKDLQIENNTIIIFTGDNGTHPTIYSQTKERTIRGGKGNTIDAGTHVPLIVFWPTKIKKGIIFNGLIEFSDFFPTFADIVNKEVESDGYSFLPLLTGKNYTERKTAFVHYDPMWGKNVNQYRNQFIRTIDYKLYQDGKFFNLTNDNLEKMPISADSLEENEMIIKYTLESELKKHPIWKNNE